A genomic region of Mesobacillus jeotgali contains the following coding sequences:
- a CDS encoding DUF420 domain-containing protein — protein MSNLPILPTISTTFIVLSAITVAIGWAQIKQRKIEKHRKTMTLAGIFAIIFFVIYASRTIFIGNTSFGGPDDIKIYYTMFLIFHITLATIGAVLGIISLYTGYKNRLERHRKLGPVTSVTWFFTGITGVAVYLLLYVFYKGGETTSVIKAILGT, from the coding sequence ATGTCAAACTTACCGATCCTGCCGACAATCAGCACAACATTTATTGTCTTAAGTGCGATAACCGTGGCAATTGGCTGGGCACAAATAAAACAAAGAAAGATTGAAAAGCATCGCAAGACCATGACACTGGCTGGTATATTCGCCATCATATTCTTCGTGATTTATGCATCAAGGACGATTTTCATTGGAAATACATCATTTGGTGGACCTGATGATATCAAGATTTACTATACGATGTTCTTAATTTTCCATATCACACTTGCCACTATTGGAGCTGTCCTTGGAATTATCTCGCTTTACACAGGATATAAGAACAGATTAGAGCGCCATCGCAAACTTGGACCTGTCACCAGTGTTACCTGGTTCTTTACCGGCATCACGGGGGTTGCCGTTTACCTGCTTCTATATGTGTTCTACAAAGGCGGAGAAACAACTTCAGTCATCAAGGCAATACTCGGAACATAA